The proteins below are encoded in one region of Neodiprion virginianus isolate iyNeoVirg1 chromosome 7, iyNeoVirg1.1, whole genome shotgun sequence:
- the LOC124309284 gene encoding 15-hydroxyprostaglandin dehydrogenase [NAD(+)]-like, translating into MAIENKIALVTGGANGIGLEYVKALLRNGAAHVAILDLANSNGDKVVSKLNEEFGKGKVIFIVCDVTKPEDLEAGFAKTVKEFGGLDIVINNAGIMDDSRWELMIDINLNAVVRGVLLGLKYMGKDNGGKGGTIVNIASIAGLVPVTIFPIYAATKHAIIGLSRSFGQPYHYEKSGVRFVTVCPSATNTQLITKSGGRILKGVVDEKEHSRMLPHFGDQSPEFVANEVMKMIRNEKNGSAWLVANGEPAYEVDIPNTPVRKA; encoded by the exons ATGgcgatagaaaataaaattgctttGGTAACCGGAGGGGCGAACGGAATTGGCCTGGAATACGTTAAAGCACTCCTGCGAAATGGGGCTGCG CACGTCGCTATCCTTGATTTGGCGAACTCGAACGGAGACAAAGTGGTGAGCAAACTCAACGAGGAATTCGGAAAGGGCAAGGTGATCTTCATTGTCTGCGACGTGACGAAACCGGAAGATCTGGAAG CTGGATTCGCCAAGACTGTCAAGGAATTCGGCGGACTCGACATCGTCATCAACAATGCCGGTATAATGGACGACTCGCGGTGGGAACTCATGATCGACATCAATCTG AACGCCGTCGTACGCGGAGTACTGCTGGGCTTGAAGTACATGGGAAAAGATAACGGTGGAAAAGGAGGAACCATCGTCAACATCGCTTCGATAGCTGGTCTTGTACCAGTTACTATTTTCCCGATCTACGCTGCTACCAAACACGCCATTATCGGCCTAAGTCGATCATTCGGG CAACCGTATCACTACGAGAAAAGTGGTGTAAGATTTGTAACGGTATGTCCAAGCGCCACGAACACCCAACTGATAACCAAAAGCGGTGGACGGATCCTGAAGGGTGTCGTCGACGAAAAGGAACACTCAAGAATGCTTCCCCATTTTGGAGATCAATC GCCGGAGTTTGTCGCCAATGAAGTGATGAAGATGATTCGAAACGAGAAGAACGGCAGCGCGTGGCTAGTTGCCAATGGGGAACCAGCGTATGAGGTGGATATCCCTAACACGCCTGTGAGGAAGGCTTAA
- the LOC124309279 gene encoding sialin, protein MENPQRYRDTTIYKQPSPCSLRKLADIVPARVVLYMLSFSGFLVSFMMRMDINLTMVAMAKPVPPPASADGNETSPGKPVAHCYVAQNTTWSEENTTAVPPPEELGEFDWSPAIQSAIVGSFYWCYILSQIVGGVLTQYFGTKTVFGGSQLLTAICSFLMPTAADIHYGAMIALRSIQGAASGLTWPAMYAIVGHWIPPAERSRFMSSFQGFSIGIGLTYPLCGFLIHHFGWRVVFYTTGSIGAGWCVLWYFFAFDTPACHPRISPQELRYIEGCVGEQVVGGNEGMPVPWRAILTSWPAWAIGITTFGRIWVHYVFIIPGPVYMKSVHGFDIQTNGILSGVPFLLSYLASVAFCYLADVLVTRQILSLLNVRRIFTAVAQVVPGILLLLVGYLGCNIVLVLFVWFVAVTLITAAYAGAMANIVDIAPNLAGPVLAFAQTIHMSASFLSPIVAGFMTKDSQSLDAWRKVFGVAVCVSSGTYVVYQIFGTADIQAWNYPDQKYPQSVREDSQPLRESPQKDGKIVPKRSGSSQVQA, encoded by the exons ATGGAGAATCCTCAGAG GTACCGCGACACCACCATCTACAAACAGCCATCGCCGTGCAGTCTGCGAAAGCTTGCGG ACATAGTTCCGGCCAGGGTCGTGCTCTACATGTTGTCCTTCTCCGGTTTCCTGGTCTCCTTCATGATGAGGATGGACATAAACCTGACCATGGTCGCCATGGCGAAGCCCGTACCTCCGCCGGCTAGCGCTGACGGCAACGAAACCTCTCCGGGGAAACCCGTCGCCCATTGCTACGTCGCCCAGAACACGACGTGGTCGGAGGAGAACACGACGGCTGTTCCACCGCCGGAGGAGCTCGGGGAATTCGACTGGAGTCCTGCCATCCAGTCGGCGATAGTCGGATCGTTTTACTGGTGCTACATCCTATCCCAGATAGTCGGGGGGGTGCTCACCCAGTACTTTGGTACCAAGACCGTCTTTGGTGGGTCGCAACTGCTCACAGCTATCTGTAGTTTCCTCATGCCGACCGCAGCTGACATTCATTACGGGGCGATGATCGCCCTGAGGAGCATTCAGGGGGCGGCAAGT GGCTTGACGTGGCCGGCGATGTACGCCATAGTCGGACACTGGATACCACCGGCAGAGCGATCTAGGTTCATGTCATCTTTCCAAG GGTTCAGCATCGGCATCGGGCTCACATATCCACTCTGCGGTTTTCTCATCCACCACTTCGGATGGCGAGTCGTCTTCTATACCACCGGCAGTATCGGTGCTGGATGGTGTGTCTTATGGTACTTCTTTGCCTTTGACACTCCCGCCTGTCATCCAAGGATATCGCCTCAAGAACTACGATACATCGAGGGATGCGTTGGTGAACAAGTTGTTGGTGGAAACGAG GGAATGCCGGTTCCCTGGAGAGCGATTCTGACCTCGTGGCCGGCTTGGGCTATCGGGATAACGACCTTCGGCAGGATATGGGTCCACTACGTCTTCATAATCCCGGGTCCGGTGTACATGAAGAGCGTCCACGGATTCGACATACAGACG AACGGTATTCTCTCCGGTGTTCCGTTCCTGCTGAGCTATCTGGCTTCCGTTGCGTTCTGCTACCTCGCCGACGTCCTCGTCACGCGACAAATACTCTCGCTGTTGAACGTTCGGAGGATATTCACTGCCGTTG CGCAAGTTGTTCCTGGAATACTTTTGCTGCTGGTTGGATATCTGGGATGCAATATCGTCCTTGTTTTATTCGTCTGGTTCGTCGCTGTGACGCTTATCACAGCCGCTTATGCCGGTGCCATGGCGAACATCGTTGACATCGCGCCAAATCTCGCCG gtCCAGTTCTCGCCTTTGCACAAACTATTCACATGTCGGCGAGTTTCTTGTCGCCGATAGTAGCCGGCTTTATGACCAAGGACAGC CAATCTCTCGACGCATGGAGGAAAGTCTTCGGTGTCGCGGTCTGCGTTTCCAGCGGAACTTACGTCGTATATCAAATATTCGGCACCGCTGATATCCAGGCCTGGAATTATCCTGATCAAAAATATCCACAATCCGTCAGAGAGGACTCGCAACCTTTGAGGGAATCGCCCCAGAAGGACGGTAAAATCGTTCCGAAACGATCCGGCTCGTCTCAGGTACAAGCctaa
- the LOC124309282 gene encoding 15-hydroxyprostaglandin dehydrogenase [NAD(+)]-like — MDVKNKIALVTGGANGIGFAYVRELLKNGAAHVALLDLANSNGDESARKLNEEFGADRVLFVVCDVTKSEEFEAAFATTVKEFGGLDIVINNAGIMDDARWELEIAINYTAVVRGTLLGYRYMGKDKGNKGGVIVNISSLAGLITGPSFPVYIATKHAVIGLTRSFGLPYHFEKTGVRVISMCPSFTNTQLITQCVGRTLDSVEQEEIDETFSTFTLQRPESVAVGVLHAIRVGENGSIWIVDKGQPAFEVQMTDQPVKKVSA; from the exons ATggacgtgaaaaataaaatcgctCTGGTCACCGGAGGTGCGAACGGAATAGGTTTCGCCTACGTCAGAGAACTCTTGAAGAACGGAGCTGCG CACGTGGCTCTTCTGGATCTGGCAAACTCGAACGGCGACGAATCCGCGAGAAAACTGAACGAGGAATTCGGAGCGGATCGAGTGCTCTTCGTCGTCTGCGACGTGACCAAGTCGGAGGAATTCGAAG CGGCGTTCGCCACGACCGTCAAAGAGTTCGGCGGCCTCGACATCGTCATCAACAACGCTGGAATAATGGACGACGCGAGATGGGAGCTCGAGATCGCGATAAACTAC ACCGCCGTCGTCCGCGGAACTCTGCTCGGCTACCGGTACATGGGTAAGGACAAAGGGAACAAAGGGGGCGTCATCGTCAACATATCATCACTCGCGGGCCTGATCACGGGTCCGAGCTTTCCCGTTTACATCGCGACGAAGCACGCAGTCATCGGCCTGACTCGATCGTTCGGG CTGCCTTATCACTTCGAGAAGACAGGAGTTCGCGTTATCTCGATGTGCCCATCCTTCACCAACACGCAACTGATAACGCAATGCGTTGGACGGACCCTGGACAGCGTGGAGCAGGAAGAAATCGACGAAACGTTCTCCACTTTCACTCTGCAAAG ACCGGAGAGCGTTGCTGTCGGTGTTCTGCACGCCATACGTGTTGGCGAGAATGGCAGCATCTGGATCGTGGACAAAGGGCAACCGGCATTTGAAGTACAGATGACCGATCAACCGGTGAAAAAGGTTTCCGCCTGA
- the LOC124309281 gene encoding 15-hydroxyprostaglandin dehydrogenase [NAD(+)]-like → MDVKNKIALVTGGANGIGFAYVRELLKNGAAHVALLDLANSNGDESARKLNEEFGADRVLFVVCDVTKSEEFEAAFAKTVKEFGGLDIVINNAGIMDDARWELEIAINYTAVVRGTLLGYRYMGKDKGNKGGVIVNISSVAGLVTGPTFPIYIATKHAVIGLTRSFGLPYHFEKTGVRVVAMCPFFTNTQLITASAGRTLESVSAEDLEKSISPYPMQTPESVAEGVLHIIRVGDNGSLWVVQNGEPAFEVQVADQPVKKVSA, encoded by the exons ATggacgtgaaaaataaaatcgctCTGGTCACCGGAGGTGCGAACGGAATAGGTTTCGCCTACGTCAGAGAACTCTTGAAGAACGGAGCTGCG CACGTGGCTCTTCTGGATCTGGCAAACTCGAACGGCGACGAATCCGCGAGAAAACTGAACGAGGAATTCGGAGCGGATCGAGTGCTCTTCGTCGTCTGCGACGTGACCAAGTCGGAGGAATTCGAAG CGGCGTTCGCCAAGACCGTTAAAGAGTTCGGCGGCCTCGACATCGTCATCAACAACGCTGGAATAATGGACGACGCGAGATGGGAGCTCGAGATCGCGATAAACTAC ACCGCCGTCGTCCGCGGAACTCTGCTCGGCTACCGGTACATGGGTAAGGACAAAGGGAACAAAGGGGGCGTCATCGTCAACATATCATCGGTCGCAGGACTAGTGACGGGTCCAACTTTCCCCATTTACATCGCGACGAAGCACGCAGTCATCGGCCTGACTAGATCGTTCGGG CTGCCTTATCACTTTGAGAAAACAGGCGTTCGAGTAGTCGCGATGTGCCCGTTCTTCACCAACACACAACTGATCACGGCGTCCGCCGGACGAACTCTCGAAAGTGTGTCGGCGGAAGatcttgaaaaatcaatttcccCCTACCCCATGCAAAC GCCTGAGAGCGTCGCTGAAGGTGTTCTGCACATCATACGAGTTGGAGATAATGGCAGCCTCTGGGTTGTCCAGAATGGAGAACCGGCGTTTGAAGTCCAGGTGGCCGATCAGCCGGTGAAAAAGGTTTCTGCCTGA
- the LOC124309283 gene encoding 15-hydroxyprostaglandin dehydrogenase [NAD(+)]-like produces the protein MEIQNKIALVTGGANGIGFAYVRELLRNGAAHVAILDLANSRGDESAKKLNAEFGSDRAIFIVCDVTKQQEFEDAFAKVVKEFGGLDIVINNAGIMDDARWELMIEINITAVVRGTLLAFRYMGKDKGGKGGTLVNVSSAAGLAPAMPFPIYGGTKHAVIGISRSFGHPYHYDKSEVRVLTMCPGGTETQLVTKAGGRMLDMVEQQTVFDVLGSIPIQQPESVAKGMMEIIKVGKSGSVWLVNNGEPACEVDIPDLPVTKASA, from the exons ATGGAGATACAGAACAAAATTGCGCTGGTTACCGGAGGCGCCAACGGCATAGGCTTCGCCTACGTCAGGGAACTATTGCGAAACGGGGCTGCG CACGTGGCGATTCTCGATTTGGCGAATTCGAGGGGGGATGAATCGGCGAAAAAACTGAACGCTGAATTCGGATCCGACCGGGCAATTTTTATCGTCTGCGACGTGACGAAGCAACAGGAGTTCGAAG ATGCGTTCGCCAAGGTCGTCAAGGAGTTCGGTGGACTCGACATCGTGATCAACAACGCCGGAATAATGGACGACGCGCGGTGGGAGCTCATGATCGAGATCAACATA ACAGCGGTGGTGCGTGGTACTTTGCTGGCCTTCCGGTACATGGGAAAAGACAAGGGTGGCAAAGGAGGAACCCTCGTCAACGTTTCCTCTGCTGCCGGTCTGGCGCCGGCAATGCCTTTCCCCATTTACGGTGGTACAAAACACGCCGTAATTGGTATCAGTCGCTCGTTCGGG CACCCGTATCACTACGACAAATCGGAAGTCCGAGTCCTGACGATGTGCCCGGGTGGCACGGAAACGCAACTGGTTACGAAAGCTGGCGGACGAATGTTGGATATGGTTGAACAACAAACTGTCTTTGACGTCCTCGGCAGCATCCCCATTCAACA ACCAGAGAGCGTGGCGAAGGGCATGATGGAAATCATAAAGGTTGGCAAAAGCGGAAGTGTGTGGCTCGTTAACAACGGGGAACCGGCTTGCGAGGTCGACATTCCTGACTTACCGGTGACGAAGGCTTCGGCGTGA